A single window of Oxyura jamaicensis isolate SHBP4307 breed ruddy duck chromosome 3, BPBGC_Ojam_1.0, whole genome shotgun sequence DNA harbors:
- the TMEM151B gene encoding transmembrane protein 151B: MSPPASAAAAGEGGGSSTSVPPEEAEGGREEQRPVKQSLSKSLCRESHWKCLLLSLLMYGCMGAMTWCHVTKVTRLTFDSAYKGKSMMYHDSPCSNGYVYIPLAFLVMLYVVYLVECWHCYTRNELQYKVDVESVHERVQRMQQATPCIWWKAISYHYVRRTRQVTRYRNGDAYTTTQVYHERVNTHVAEAEFDYSNCGVKDISKDLIDLESYPATRLRFTKCFSFANVESENSYLTQRARFFTENEGLDDYMEAREGMHLKNVDFKEYMVAFSDPDNLPWYVSHYVFWVAALLTLSWPLRVLNEYRTSYVHYHVEKLFGFDYVAVTPAEERSFCRRMPRVNTVDSTELEWHIRSNQQLVPSYSEAVLMDLVGLSGCTSYSACRYGGYRQNCERCHRTISSSSIFSRSALSICNGSPRIPFSSSRFSLGRLYGSRRSCLWQSRSGSLNEQSCPTEQTRLSSQVTVEEEDPPPYQDALYFPILIVHRNEGCLNHDHRHLHRNGSCVETSL; encoded by the exons ATGTCCCCCCCGGCCTCGGCGGCCGCGGCCGGcgagggaggaggcagcagcacgtCGGTGCCGCCGGAGGAGGCGGAGGGGGGCCGAGAGGAG CAGCGGCCGGTGAAGCAGTCTCTCAGCAAGTCGCTGTGCCGGGAGTCCCACTGGAAATGCCTGCTGCTGTCGCTGCTGATGTATGGCTGCATGGGAGCCATGACGTGGTGCCACGTCACCAAGGTGACCCGGCTGACCTTCGACAGCGCCTACAAGGGCAAGTCCATGATGTACCACGACAGCCCCTGCTCCAACGGCTACGTCTACATCCCGCTGGCCTTCCTGGTGATGCTCTACGTGGTGTACCTGGTGGAGTGCTGGCACTGCTACACCCGCAACGAGCTGCAGTACAAAGTGGACGTGGAAAGCGTGCACGAGCGAGTGCAGCGGATGCAGCAGGCCACCCCGTGCATCTGGTGGAAGGCCATCAGCTACCACTACGTCCGGAGGACCCGGCAGGTGACCCGCTATCGCAACGGGGACGCCTACACCACCACCCAAGTGTATCATGAGCGGGTCAACACCCACGTGGCAGAGGCCGAGTTTGACTATTCCAACTGCGGAGTTAAGGACATCTCCAAGGACCTCATTGACCTGGAGAGCTACCCGGCCACGCGGCTCCGCTTCACCAAGTGTTTCAGCTTTGCCAATGTGGAGTCGGAGAACTCCTACCTGACCCAGCGGGCCCGCTTCTTCACGGAGAATGAGGGCCTGGATGACTACATGGAGGCCAGGGAGGGCATGCACCTCAAAAACGTGGACTTCAAGGAATACATGGTGGCCTTTTCCGACCCAGACAACCTGCCTTGGTACGTATCCCACTATGTCTTCTGGGTGGCTGCTCTGCTGACCCTTTCCTGGCCCCTGCGGGTGCTAAACGAGTACCGCACCTCCTACGTCCATTACCACGTGGAGAAACTCTTTGGGTTTGACTACGTGGCGGTGACGCCGGCTGAGGAGCGCTCCTTCTGCCGGAGGATGCCCCGCGTCAACACGGTGGACAGCACCGAGCTGGAGTGGCACATCCGATCGAACCAGCAGCTGGTGCCCAGCTACTCGGAAGCGGTCCTGATGGACTTGGTGGGGCTCTCTGGCTGCACCAGCTACTCGGCGTGCCGCTATGGGGGCTACCGGCAGAACTGCGAGCGGTGCCACAGGACTATAAGCAGCTCTTCCATCTTCTCCCGCAGTGCGCTGAGCATCTGCAACGGTAGCCCCCGCATCCCCTTCAGCAGCAGCCGCTTCTCGCTGGGCCGCCTCTACGGCTCGCGGCGCAGCTGCCTGTGGCAGAGCCGGAGCGGGAGCCTGAACGAGCAGAGCTGCCCCACGGAGCAGACCCGCCTCTCCAGCCAGGTCACGGTGGAGGAGGAAGACCCCCCTCCTTACCAGGACGCCCTCTACTTCCCCATCCTCATTGTGCACCGCAATGAAGGCTGCCTGAACCACGACCACCGTCACCTCCACCGCAACGGGTCCTGCGTGGAGACCTCACTGTGA
- the LOC118165344 gene encoding uncharacterized protein LOC118165344: protein MQKHAGELGTPGWGRGEHSREVSATRTEPGEMLEGSLLKTGQLSLQGYFQRGVRLQGALCCSPPPHHTSSGLSPLCATKGGTRRAFGLAESCAQPSGGLVSVFRGAGLWPVVLAAVFYKMLLAPQLNFIVFPNKRCPGDAPSPPLTPSGDTAVCTMLSRGCAQPWDGVRCEQTQPCQSRGTPRAVPIPYASSCSSSPSWCPKSARRPADDICQRDTLQIAASAAASRSREARGAPAPLHEARLAICRSRQPARGTRRCVHAVEAPVSLPPPHFLPVLPPSVWHRPTHTPRATCRRSCWWVLSAVGL from the exons ATGCAAAAACACGCTGGAGAGTTGGGAACCCCAggctggggacgtggggagcacagcagggaAGTGTCTGCCACCAGAACAGAGCCTGGGGAGATGTTAGAGGGAAGCCTGCTTAAAACCGGGCAGCTTTCACTACAGGGGTATTTCCAGAGAGGCGTCAGGCTGCAAGGA gctctgtgctgctccccGCCTCCCCACCACACCAGCTCAGGGCTCAGCCCTCTCTGTGCCACCAAAGGAGGAACCAGGCGGGCATTTGGGCTGGCAGAAAGCTGTGCCCAGCCATCTGGAGGGCTTGTGTCAGTGTTCCGGGGTGCAGGGCTGTGGCCAGTAGTGCTTGCTGCGGTGTTTTACAAAATGCTGCTTGCTCCCCAGCTCAATTTCATAGTTTTCCCCAATAAGAGGTGCCCTGGTGATGCTCCAAGCCCACCCCTCACCCCGTCAGGGGACACAGCCGTCTGTACTATGCTGTCTCGGGGCTGTGCACAGCCCTGGGATGGAGTTCGGTGTGAACAAACCCAGCCCTGTCAAAGCAGAGGGACGCCAAGAGCAGTACCTATCCCCTAtgcatcctcctgctcctccagccccagctggtgCCCGAAATCAGCCCGCCGTCCTGCTGACGACATATGCCAGCGTGACACCTTGCAAATCGCTGCCTCTGCGGCTGCGAGCAGAAGCCGAGAGGCTCGGGGAGCTCCTGCCCCCCTGCACGAAGCACGGCTCGCCATCTGCCGCAGCCGGCAGCCAGCCCGCGGCACCCGCCGCTGCGTGCACGCGGTGGAAGCCCCCGTGTCGCTCCCTCCCCCCCATTTTCTCCCCGTCCTCCCCCCCTCAGTCTGGCACAGACCCACGCACACCCCACGGGCGACCTGCCGGAGAAGCTGCTGGTGGGTGCTGTCAGCTGTCGGGCTTTAA
- the TCTE1 gene encoding dynein regulatory complex subunit 5, with protein sequence MQQAAGRSRPVPSLRRSQSRLTADSFCIHRIIEDPEWSLVAVPRLTELCLQHIVHNFTQNPILDRLLPEHQRKVLDRLPTGLPLAVTANVVSDEDYWKRCCTERWQVCDISSYGDSWKRMFFERHLENILKSFVPNTTDPNQVLELIPLCKDYVRKLEVDQFLPPLKVDPKEEADDLSDSGTDLGFGEVPMHHYDLGALVTALPYLEELHLTYGVKDCGMNFEWNLFKFTYQDCCNLAGAVKKCHNLKVFKLTRSNVDDDKTRLLVRSLLDHPSLMELNLSHNLIGDTGAQAVSKLINRSKLETLDLCNNKIHHAGAQALAQALAQNCALTSLNLRLNYLEDEGGQAMGHALLTNATLKSIHLGSNMLSEPTAVLFSQVLAQNATLTCINLSCNHIGPDGGKQLLEGLAGNKTLTEFDLRLAEVGQESEFLIGQMLWANRHAARLGPQPQPPARPL encoded by the exons atgcagcaggctgctggcaggagcaggcccGTTCCCTCGCTGCGGCGCTCCCAGAGCAGGCTCACCGCCGACTCCTTCTGCATACACCGCATCATCGAGGACCCCGAGTGGTCCCTTGTGGCTGTCCCCCGGCTCACCgagctctgcctccagcacatCGTCCACAATTTCACCC AGAACCCTATTTTAGACCGTCTTCTGCCTGAGCACCAAAGGAAGGTGCTGGACAGGCTCCCCACTGGCCTTCCGCTCGCAGTCACTGCCAACGTAGTAAGTGATGAGGACTACTGGAAGAGGTGCTGCACCGAGCGCTGGCAAGTGTGTGACATCTCCAGCTATGGGGACAGCTGGAAACGGATGTTCTTCGAACGTCACCTGGAGAACATCCTGAAAAGTTTTGTCCCCAACACCACGGACCCCAACCAGGTTCTGGAGCTCATCCCACTCTGCAAAGACTATGTGAGGAAACTGGAGGTTGATCAGTTCCTGCCACCGCTGAAGGTGGATCCGAAGGAGGAGGCGGACGACCTCTCTGATTCAGGGACTGATTTGGGGTTTGGCGAGGTCCCCATGCATCACTATGACCTGGGAGCCCTTGTTACTGCTCTCCCTTACCTTGAGGAGCTTCATCTTACTTATGGTGTGAAGGACTGTGGCATGAACTTCGAGTGGAACCTCTTTAAGTTCACCTACCAGGACTGCTGCAACCTGGCTGGTGCTGTGAAGAAGTGCCACAATTTGAAG GTTTTCAAGCTGACACGCAGCAATGTGGATGACGACAAGACCAGGCTGCTGGTCCGCAGCTTGCTGGATCACCCCTCCTTGATGGAGCTGAACTTGTCCCACAACCTCATCGGGGACACGGGGGCACAAGCTGTCAGCAAGCTGATCAACCGCAGCAAATTAGAAACCCTGGATCTGTGTAATAACAAGATCCATCACGCGGGGGCTCAGGCCCTCGCCCAAGCCCTGGCTCAGAACTGCGCCCTGACCTCCCTGAATCTGCGCCTCAACTACCTGGAGGACGAGGGCGGGCAGGCGATGGGCCATGCCCTGCTGACCAACGCCACCCTGAAGTCCATCCACCTGGGAAGTAACATGCTGTCGGAGCCTACCGCTGTGCTGTTCTCCCAGGTCCTTGCTCAGAACGCCACCCTGACCTGCATCAACTTGTCGTGCAACCACATAGGGCCG GACGGTgggaagcagctgctggaagggctgGCGGGCAACAAGACCCTGACCGAGTTCGACCTCCGCCTGGCAGAGGTGGGCCAGGAGAGCGAGTTCCTCATCGGGCAGATGCTGTGGGCCAACCGGCACGCCGCCCGGCTGGGACCTCAGCCGCAGCCACCAGCCAGGCCCCTCTGA